A single region of the Brachypodium distachyon strain Bd21 chromosome 3, Brachypodium_distachyon_v3.0, whole genome shotgun sequence genome encodes:
- the LOC100841544 gene encoding elongation factor 1-gamma 2, which yields MALVLYAGGGNKNAFKALIAAEYSGVKIELVKDFQMGVSNKSAEFLKMNPIGKVPVLETPEGPVFESNAIARYVARVKADNPLYGSSLMEYAHIEQWIDFSATEVDVNIGKWLYPRLGFYHYVAVSEEASIAALKRALGALNTHLASSTYLVGHSVTLADIVMACNLYIGFARIMTKSFTAEFPHVERYFWTMVNQPNIRKVMGDVKQAESVPPVQKRTAAPKEQKPKEAKKEAKEAPKPKSVEKPDEEEEAPKPKPKNPLDLLPPSKMILDDWKKLYSNTKTNFREVAIKGFWDMYDPEGYSLWFCDYKYDEENTVSYVTLNKVGGFLQRMDLCRKYAFGKMLVIGSEAPFKVKGLWLFRGTEIPKFVLEEVYDMELYEWTKVDISDEAQKERASAMIEDLEPFDGEALLDAKCFK from the exons ATGGCGCTT GTGTTGTATGCTGGCGGTGGCAACAAGAATGCATTTAAGGCACTCATTGCGGCTGAATACAGTGGCGTGAAGATTGAATTGGTGAAAGACTTTCAGATGGGTGTCTCCAACAAGTCTGCTGAGTTTCTCAAGATGAATCCTATTGGAAAG GTTCCTGTCCTAGAGACTCCTGAAGGACCTGTTTTTGAGAGCAATGCCATCGCACGATATG TTGCTCGTGTGAAGGCTGACAACCCGCTTTACGGATCTTCATTAATGGAATAT GCACACATTGAGCAATGGATTGACTTTTCTGCGACAGAGGTTGATGTTAACATTGGAAAATGGCTGTACCCGCGGCTAGGATTCTATCATTATGTCGCTGTG AGTGAGGAAGCATCAATTGCTGCTCTGAAGAGAGCATTGGGTGCCCTCAATACACACCTTGCTTCAAGCACGTACCTTGTGGGGCATTCTGTTACTCTTGCTGATATTGTGATGGCATGCAATCTTTACATTGGCTTTGCACGAATCATGACCAAGAGTTTTACTGCTGAGTTCCCACACGTGGAGAGGTACTTTTGGACCATGGTGAATCAGCCAAACATCAGGAAGGTCATGGGTGATGTGAAGCAGGCAGAGTCTGTCCCACCGGTTCAAAAGAGGACTGCAGCACCGAAGGAGCAAAAGCCAAAGGAAGCCAAGAAGGAAGCAAAGGAGGCTCCCAAGCCAAAGTCAGTTGAGAAACcagatgaggaagaggaggcaccAAAACCGAAGCCAAAGAATCCTCTTGATTTGCTTCCTCCGAGCAAGATGATCCTGGATGACTGGAAGAAGTTATACTCAAACACGAAAACCAACTTCCGGGAGGTTGCTATTAAAG GTTTCTGGGATATGTATGACCCAGAGGGCTACTCCCTGTGGTTCTGTGACTACAAGTACGATGAGGAGAACACAGTGTCCTATGTGACCCTGAACAAGGTGGGTGGATTCCTGCAGCGAATGGACCTGTGCCGCAAATATGCCTTTGGAAAGATGTTGGTGATAGGTTCTGAGGCACCTTTCAAAGTGAAGGGGCTTTGGCTCTTCCGTGGCACTGAGATCCCCAAGTTTGTTTTGGAGGAGGTATATGACATGGAGCTCTATGAGTGGACCAAGGTTGATATCTCTGATGAGGCACAGAAGGAGCGTGCAAGCGCCATGATTGAGGATCTGGAGCCATTTGATGGTGAGGCATTGCTGGATGCGAAATGCTTCAAATGA